The window ATTACGCCTTTCACGAATACATTAAAAACTGGGCAATGAAACATCCTACCCCTTATGATTTCTTCCGTTCGATGAATGATGCTGCGGGCGAAGACCTGAACTGGTTCTTTAATGAATGGTTCTTCACTACCTGGAAGCTGGATCAAACTATACAAGGTGTTGAGCACAACAAAAAAGACCCGGACAATGTGTACCGCATTACCCTGGTCAACAAAGAGAAAATGGCTATGCCGGTAGATATGAAAGTTACCCAAACTAACGGCAAAACCGAAGTTGTGCATTTACCGGTTAATATTTGGCAGCGTGGTGGCGGTGTTTGGACATTCAAATACACAGCCGATTCGACCATACAAACTATTGAACTGGACCCTGATCATCAGTTACCTGATGTAAACCGGACTAATAATATTTGGAAGAAATAATTTAGTTATTAATCAAAATTTCAAGAGGTGATGAGTGTCTGCTCGTCACCTCTTTTTTATTATTATTTTAGCTATATGCAAAAACCATTAAAACAAAAGGTTGCCGAAACCATTATGTTGCTTGCTGCAATTTATAACCTTTGCCTGGGCATAATTATATCCATATATCCACAGTTGCTTTTATTCGGTAATCCGCCAACAAACTTCCTGCTTATTATACTGCGCTGTGTTGGGATGCTGGTGGGGGTATATGGAATAGCTTATTGGTTTGCATCGCGTAATCCGCAACGCTACTGGCCTTTAATACTGGTTGGCTTTATCGGCAAATTCCTGGGGCCTGTTGGTGCGGTTTATTATGTTTATCTTGGGCAGCTGCAACCTAATTTTTTATGGGTTAATGTATGGAACGATCTGATATGGCTGCTGCCGTTTGCCTGGGTAATATATCAGGCCACAACCCATAAGTTGCCCGAAGGTACCCGTTAATAATTTTCAAACTGTGCAAAACCTTTAGCCTTTCCCCTTTTACCTTTCGCCCCAAAAAGATTAATTTCGTAGCCACAGAAAAAGAGGAAAGCAGCATTGGATTATTTAGAAGGATTAAACCCTGAACAACGCGGAGCGGTACAGCAAATAAAAGGGCCGGTAATGATTATTGCCGGTGCCGGATCGGGCAAAACACGGGTTATTACTTACCGCGTGGCACACCTGATACGCAGCGGCGTAGATTCGTTTAACATATTGGTTTTAACATTTACCAACAAGGCCGCCAAGGAAATGCGCGAGCGTATTACGCACGTAGTTGGCACCGAGGCTAAAAATATATGGATGGGTACCTTTCACTCGGTATTTGCCAAAATACTGCGTGTAGAAGCCGACAAACTGGGTTACCCTAACAACTTTACTATTTACGATACTGACGATAGCAAAAGTGTGCTAAGGGCCATCTTAAAAGAAATGAACCTTGACGACAAGTTATATAGTGCCAACTTTGTATACAACCGTATTTCGGCGGCTAAAAATAACCTGATCAGTCCGGCGGAATATGCGCAGAACGAACAAATACAAGCCGATGATTTTAGCAGCGGCCGCCAGCATTTGGGTAAAATATATGAAACTTATGCCCAGCGTTGCTTTAAAGCCGGCGCTATGGATTTTGACGACTTGCTGTTTAAAACCAACGAACTGTTGAAACGCTACCCCGATGTACTGAACAAATACCAGCATAAGTTTAAATATATTATGGTGGATGAGTATCAGGACACCAACTTCTCCCAATATCTTATTGTTAAAAAACTAGCTGCCGTTACCGAGAATATTTGTGTGGTGGGTGACGACGCGCAGAGTATTTACGCCTTCCGTGGTGCAAACATCCAAAACATCCTAAATTTTGAAAAGGACTATCCGGATGTAAAGGTGTTCAAACTGGAGCAAAATTATCGCAGCACCCAAAATATTGTAAACATAGCCAATAGCATAATTGCCAACAATAAAGAACAGCTGAAAAAGAACGTTTTCAGCGAGAATGAAGTTGGCGACCGGATAAAGGTAATGCGGGCCTTTAGCGATAACGAAGAAGGAAAGATAGTGGCGGAAGCCATAATGCAGGAACGCAGTACCAAAGGCTTGAAATGGAACGATTTTGCCATTCTATATCGTACCAACGCACAATCCCGTGCCATGGAAGAAGCGTTGCGCAAAATGGGGACGCCTTATAAAATTTATGGTGGCCTCTCTTTCTATCAGCGTAAGGAAATTAAAGATCTGATAGCTTATTTCAGGCTCACCTTTAACCCTAATGATGAAGTGGCCATGAAGCGCGTGATCAATTATCCAAAACGTGGCATTGGCGATACTACGGTAGACAGGATCATTATCAGTGCCGACCAACATCAGTTAACGCAATGGGAAATAATAACCAACGCGCAAATGTATTTGGATGGGCGCAGTTCGGGGCAGGTTTCGTCGTTTGGTACATTGATACAAAGCTTCCAGGTTATCGGTAAAAATATGAACGCCTATGACGCCGCTTTACACATTGCGCAGCATTCGGGGCTACTAAAAGACCTTTACGAGGACAAATCTATTGAAGGCCTTAACCGTTATGAAAACATACAAGAGTTACTGAATGGTATCAAGGAGTTTAGCGAGCGCGAAGATATTGAAGAAAAGGGGTTGGATGTTTTTATGCAGGATATTGCCTTGCTCACTAACGACGATAATGACAAAGACCCTAATGCCGATACTGTATCGTTAATGACTATCCATTCCTCAAAAGGGCTAGAATTTCCGCAGGTATATGTAGTTGGATTAGAAGAGAACTTGTTCCCTTCACAAATGTCGCTTAATTCGCGCAGCGACCTGGAAGAAGAACGCCGCTTGTTTTATGTAGCGGTTACCCGTGCCAAAAGTAAGTTAACCATTAGTTACGCAACCTCTAGGTTTAAATTTGGTACGCTCATAAGTTGCGAACCAAGCCGCTTTTTGGATGAAATAGATGCTAAATATTTAGAGCTTGATTTTACCGCAAAACCTGCCGCTTCATCGTTTTTTGATGATGAGCGCACTGCCTGGAGCCGCAAGGCAGACACCTTTTCTAAACCTAAAAGCCCAGCTCCATCAACGCCGCCAAAAACTACTTCCATATTAGCTAAAGCACATGTGCCGACACCAGGTTTTGCGCCATCGGATACATCAAAATTACAAACAGGTATGGAGGTAGAACACGAGCGTTTTGGATTTGGAAAAGTATTACAATTGGAAGGCAATAAACCAGATATAAAAGCTACTATCTTTTTTAAAGAAATTGGACAAAAACAATTGCTTTTAAAATTTGCCAAGCTTCGGATTGTTAATTAAC of the Mucilaginibacter boryungensis genome contains:
- a CDS encoding ATP-dependent helicase; this translates as MDYLEGLNPEQRGAVQQIKGPVMIIAGAGSGKTRVITYRVAHLIRSGVDSFNILVLTFTNKAAKEMRERITHVVGTEAKNIWMGTFHSVFAKILRVEADKLGYPNNFTIYDTDDSKSVLRAILKEMNLDDKLYSANFVYNRISAAKNNLISPAEYAQNEQIQADDFSSGRQHLGKIYETYAQRCFKAGAMDFDDLLFKTNELLKRYPDVLNKYQHKFKYIMVDEYQDTNFSQYLIVKKLAAVTENICVVGDDAQSIYAFRGANIQNILNFEKDYPDVKVFKLEQNYRSTQNIVNIANSIIANNKEQLKKNVFSENEVGDRIKVMRAFSDNEEGKIVAEAIMQERSTKGLKWNDFAILYRTNAQSRAMEEALRKMGTPYKIYGGLSFYQRKEIKDLIAYFRLTFNPNDEVAMKRVINYPKRGIGDTTVDRIIISADQHQLTQWEIITNAQMYLDGRSSGQVSSFGTLIQSFQVIGKNMNAYDAALHIAQHSGLLKDLYEDKSIEGLNRYENIQELLNGIKEFSEREDIEEKGLDVFMQDIALLTNDDNDKDPNADTVSLMTIHSSKGLEFPQVYVVGLEENLFPSQMSLNSRSDLEEERRLFYVAVTRAKSKLTISYATSRFKFGTLISCEPSRFLDEIDAKYLELDFTAKPAASSFFDDERTAWSRKADTFSKPKSPAPSTPPKTTSILAKAHVPTPGFAPSDTSKLQTGMEVEHERFGFGKVLQLEGNKPDIKATIFFKEIGQKQLLLKFAKLRIVN